One genomic region from Yarrowia lipolytica chromosome 1C, complete sequence encodes:
- a CDS encoding uncharacterized protein (Compare to YALI0C09328g, similar to uniprot|Q12118 Saccharomyces cerevisiae YOR007c SGT2 similarity to protein phosphatases) yields the protein MSDKKDLAVGIVDFLKTSVSDGTIPEDDHESVQVAIDCLEDVFKIEGVSKDSVLGKQTLLDIFKNRSNSASTAGADKSSPALEAAAAKMAAATAVLTEEQKTQADKLKLEGNKALSQRNFEESIDLYTQAIDIDANNAVYYSNRAAAYSQLQLHDNAIADADAAIRVDPNYSKAYSRLGLAKYASGDAQGALEAYEMGMKVEGDNVSDAMKRGYETAKKRVDEEAVATRDAPAEGGAAGGAGGAPAGFPDLGALGSMFGGGAGGGMPDLAGLMNNPAVAQMAQKFMSDPNALNNLMSNPAVANMAQRMQGGNMPSMSEMMNDPALREMASKFGGAGGAGGAGGQ from the coding sequence ATGTCCGACAAGAAAGATCTCGCAGTTGGAATCGTCGATTTCCTCAAAACCTCCGTCTCCGACGGCACCATCCCCGAAGACGACCACGAATCGGTCCAGGTCGCCATTGACTGTCTGGAGGACGTGTTCAAGATTGAGGGTGTTTCCAAGGACTCGGTTCTGGGCAAGCAGACTCTTTTGGACATCTTCAAGAACCGATCCAACTCGGCTTCCACCGCCGGTGCCGACAAGTCCTCCCCTGCACTCGAGGCTGCCGCTGCCAAGATGGCTGCCGCCACTGCGGTTCTGactgaggagcagaagaccCAGGccgacaagctcaagctgGAGGGCAACAAGGCGCTGTCGCAACGAAACTTCGAAGAGTCCATCGATCTGTACACCCAGGCCATCGACATCGACGCGAACAACGCCGTCTACTACTCCAACCGAGCCGCCGCCTACtcccagctccagctccacgATAATGCCATTGCCGACGCTGACGCCGCCATTCGAGTTGATCCCAACTACTCCAAGGCCTACTCGCGTCTGGGACTGGCAAAGTACGCCTCCGGTGACGCCCAGGGCGCGCTGGAGGCCTACGAGATGGGCATGAAGGTCGAGGGCGACAATGTCTCCGACGCCATGAAGCGGGGCTACGAGaccgccaagaagcgagTCGATGAGGAGGCCGTCGCCACCCGGGACGCCCCCGCTGAGGGTGGAgccgctggaggagctggaggagctcccGCTGGTTTCCCCGATCTCGGAGCTCTCGGTTCCATGTTTGGcggtggtgctggaggcGGAATGCCCGATCTGGCTGGTCTCATGAACAACCCCGCCGTGGCCCAGATGGCCCAGAAGTTCATGTCCGACCCCAATGCGCTCAACAACCTGATGAGCAACCCTGCTGTGGCTAACATGGCTCAGCGAATGCAGGGCGGCAACATGCCCTCCATGAGTGAGATGATGAACGACCCTGCTTTGCGAGAGATGGCCAGCAAGTTTGGCGGCgctggaggtgctggaggtgctggaggacaGTAA
- a CDS encoding uncharacterized protein (Compare to YALI0C09350g, similar to Saccharomyces cerevisiae COX20 (YDR231C); ancestral locus Anc_8.451, weakly similar to uniprot|Q04935 Saccharomyces cerevisiae YDR231c COX20 in the maturation and assembly of cytochrome oxidase involved protein): MWPFNSNKPQDQDGPVDFSAPVTSDGKMLDDTKPRFDLEDIQAKKAALLKELKEKEAELVRPPPPKITKPVPEGEAKVSNVVSQIGVNDFKTVTQIPCFRDAMITGFITGGSVLGVMLSMRRSTLSAANWAIGGFTIGAVAKWEMCRYNRKQSFENAALAHQVYAKRKALEEGKE; encoded by the coding sequence ATGTGGCCcttcaacagcaacaaacCACAAGACCAGGACGGCCCCGTGGACTTTTCCGCTCCGGTCACGTCCGACGGCAAGATGTTGGACGACACAAAGCCTCGATTCGACCTGGAAGACAtccaggccaagaaggcggctctgctcaaggagctcaaggagaaggaggccgagctTGTGCGCCCGCCCCCTCCCAAGATCACCAAGCCCGTTCCCGAGGGCGAGGCCAAGGTGTCGAATGTGGTTTCTCAGATCGGCGTGAACGACTTTAAGACCGTGACCCAGATCCCCTGTTTCCGAGACGCTATGATCACGGGCTTCATCACCGGTGGCTCTGTTCTGGGAGTCATGCTGTCGATGCGACGGTCCACGCTCAGCGCTGCCAACTGGGCCATTGGCGGATTCACCATTGGAGCCGTGGCCAAGTGGGAAATGTGTCGATATAACCGAAAGCAGTCGTTTGAGAACGCTGCTCTGGCCCACCAGGTCTATGCCAAGCGAAAGGCTCTCGAGGAGGGCAAGGAGTGA